Proteins encoded within one genomic window of Ammonifex degensii KC4:
- the cas2 gene encoding CRISPR-associated endonuclease Cas2, with product MKTLVVYDIPDDRVRAKVFETCKDYGLAHIQYSAFFGPLNQNRRQELCQRLRRILGNKEGKIIICPICDKDLALMLEIAVPEEAVCRVAELSKKGPIIY from the coding sequence ATGAAGACGCTGGTGGTTTATGATATCCCGGATGACCGCGTCAGGGCAAAGGTTTTCGAGACCTGTAAGGACTACGGACTTGCTCACATCCAATACTCGGCCTTTTTTGGTCCGCTCAACCAGAACCGCCGCCAGGAGCTCTGCCAGCGCTTGCGGCGGATTTTAGGGAATAAAGAGGGGAAGATCATCATCTGCCCTATCTGCGACAAGGACCTGGCCCTGATGCTTGAAATAGCGGTGCCGGAAGAAGCGGTGTGCCGGGTGGCAGAGCTGTCCAAGAAGGGGCCGATAATCTACTGA
- the cas1 gene encoding CRISPR-associated endonuclease Cas1 codes for MIEVVVLNFGTVLGKKSERLVIREQGKVVKEIPFRDISALTIAARGVSLSSDVIRECIEHGIQINFLTSSGRPYAKVTSPQLSGTVVTRREQILAYNDARGAALAIAFVEGKLKNQANVLKYFAKYRRVADPALYAELEARLARLEAIRSELESLSGTTVEELRGTIFSIEGRAAQEYWDGVRLLLGERVEFTGRERRGAEDPVNAALNYGYGILYSHVWGAVMLAGLEPFAGFLHTDRPGKPSLVLDLTEEFRACVVDRTIVGMLLRGGTVKMEEGRLTDETRRELARRVLERLEAEETYEGRKHKLRTIIQRQARCIASFLRGERRYKPFVARW; via the coding sequence ATGATCGAAGTTGTAGTTCTCAACTTCGGTACGGTGCTGGGCAAAAAGAGCGAGCGCCTGGTCATAAGAGAGCAGGGCAAGGTGGTCAAGGAGATTCCCTTCCGGGATATCTCTGCACTTACCATTGCCGCGCGCGGAGTTTCTTTGTCCTCGGATGTGATTCGGGAGTGCATCGAGCACGGTATCCAGATAAATTTCCTCACTTCCTCCGGCAGGCCCTACGCTAAGGTGACCTCGCCGCAGTTAAGTGGTACGGTAGTAACGCGCCGGGAGCAAATTTTGGCTTACAACGACGCCCGCGGTGCGGCGCTGGCCATAGCTTTTGTCGAAGGAAAGCTTAAAAATCAGGCTAACGTGCTGAAATACTTCGCCAAGTACCGGCGAGTAGCTGACCCGGCGCTCTATGCGGAGCTTGAGGCGCGGCTTGCCCGTCTGGAAGCGATCCGTAGCGAGCTTGAAAGTTTGAGCGGAACGACGGTAGAGGAGCTGCGCGGGACGATTTTTTCTATCGAAGGGCGCGCTGCCCAGGAGTATTGGGACGGAGTCAGGCTCCTCCTCGGAGAAAGAGTGGAGTTTACAGGCCGGGAGCGTCGGGGTGCTGAAGATCCGGTAAATGCGGCGCTGAACTACGGTTATGGCATCCTTTATTCCCACGTCTGGGGTGCGGTGATGCTGGCCGGGCTTGAACCTTTTGCCGGGTTTTTGCACACGGACCGGCCGGGGAAGCCCAGCCTGGTGCTAGATCTTACCGAAGAGTTCCGCGCCTGCGTTGTGGATCGCACGATCGTGGGAATGCTGCTCCGGGGCGGGACGGTAAAGATGGAGGAAGGACGGCTGACCGACGAGACTCGGCGGGAGCTGGCCCGGAGAGTGCTGGAGCGGCTGGAAGCAGAGGAAACTTATGAAGGCAGGAAGCACAAGCTCCGAACCATAATTCAGCGGCAGGCGCGGTGCATAGCCAGCTTTTTGCGGGGCGAAAGGCGGTACAAGCCGTTTGTGGCCCGTTGGTAG
- the acpS gene encoding holo-ACP synthase, which translates to MLVGMGTDIIAVARVERALGRWGDRFLKRIFTPRERAMGLGRKDALYFWAGRFAAKEAVLKALGTGRQGISFREIEVVADDKGRPVVKLFGRARLRAEELGIKEIWLSIAHEKEYAVAVACAERRE; encoded by the coding sequence ATGCTCGTGGGAATGGGAACGGACATAATAGCGGTAGCGCGGGTGGAAAGGGCGCTGGGCCGCTGGGGGGATCGCTTTTTAAAGCGCATTTTCACCCCCCGCGAGAGGGCCATGGGCCTGGGCAGGAAGGATGCTCTTTACTTTTGGGCCGGGCGTTTTGCAGCCAAAGAAGCGGTGCTGAAGGCGCTGGGAACGGGGCGGCAGGGGATAAGCTTTCGGGAAATAGAAGTTGTGGCCGACGATAAGGGCCGGCCGGTGGTAAAGCTTTTCGGCCGGGCCCGGCTCCGGGCGGAAGAATTAGGCATCAAAGAGATCTGGCTGAGCATCGCCCACGAGAAAGAGTACGCCGTGGCCGTAGCTTGCGCCGAGAGGAGGGAATAG
- a CDS encoding heavy metal translocating P-type ATPase — protein sequence MSEYLLAVKNLTCAACAANLERKLKELPGVEEAAVSVVSGRIRLKLSHPTVLTQVMDYVKAAGFSVELLEEETAKTVSSEGRSSELFWPLLAAFLLTLPLIYRSLAELFSWPLPSFLAGNLVPLLLASAVQFGPGLIFYRGAWRAMTSRTATMDTLVALGTTAAYVTQIVNWYHALPSHHEPAGVIITTILLGRYLEEKAQQKTGKALRELHSLKPQKARVLRGDKEEEVPLEEVKVGELLVVRPGERIPVDGVVEKGFSTVDESLLTGESLPVEKHPGNQVAGGTLNHNGVLYIRATRVGSQTTLARIIRLVTEAQEQKAHSQRLADQIVARFVPAVLVLSLLTLVGWGVFRGDWEQGLRQMIAVLVVACPCALGLATPTAVIVGLGKGAKAGVLFRGGEYLEKAARIDTVVFDKTGTLTHGRLEVTAFYPAPGFDREKVLSLVAATEAFSEHPVGRALARLAPAPPVATGEIQVRALPGFGLEAQVQGREVLLGKEELLREKGIDTEALAEKAREIVSRGATVVFVAVDRRLAGVIGVADTVREEARSTVEKLERLGIKVVLATGDNPVTARQVAERAGITTWYAGLLPEDKVKLVKELQREGRRVAMVGDGINDAPALASADLGLAIDTGTDVAAEVAGVILFRGDLRGVERALILGKAVARKIKQNLFWAFIYNILALPAAALGFLSPVMAAALMGLSDVSVVSSSLLLYRLRM from the coding sequence GTGAGCGAGTACCTTCTGGCCGTGAAGAACCTGACCTGCGCAGCCTGCGCCGCCAACCTAGAAAGGAAGCTGAAAGAACTGCCCGGGGTGGAAGAGGCGGCGGTGAGCGTCGTTTCCGGTAGGATCCGTCTCAAGCTGAGCCACCCGACCGTCCTGACCCAGGTGATGGACTACGTGAAGGCTGCCGGGTTCAGTGTAGAACTTCTGGAGGAAGAGACAGCAAAAACTGTTTCTTCAGAAGGCAGAAGCTCCGAGCTATTTTGGCCGCTGCTGGCCGCCTTTCTCCTTACCCTCCCCCTCATCTACCGGAGCCTGGCCGAGCTCTTTTCCTGGCCCCTCCCCTCTTTCTTGGCAGGTAACCTCGTGCCCCTCCTGCTGGCTTCCGCCGTCCAGTTCGGCCCGGGGCTTATTTTTTACCGAGGGGCTTGGCGGGCAATGACCAGCCGCACCGCCACCATGGACACCCTGGTAGCCCTAGGAACCACCGCTGCCTACGTCACCCAGATCGTCAACTGGTACCACGCGCTCCCCTCTCACCACGAGCCGGCAGGGGTGATAATCACGACTATCTTGCTGGGCCGCTACTTGGAAGAAAAGGCACAGCAGAAGACGGGAAAGGCTTTGCGAGAGCTTCACTCGCTCAAGCCCCAGAAAGCCCGGGTGCTACGGGGAGATAAAGAGGAGGAGGTACCTTTGGAAGAGGTTAAGGTGGGAGAGCTTTTGGTAGTGCGGCCGGGAGAGCGAATACCGGTGGATGGAGTGGTAGAAAAGGGATTTTCGACCGTGGACGAGTCTCTGCTCACCGGGGAAAGCCTGCCAGTGGAAAAGCATCCCGGTAACCAAGTCGCCGGAGGCACCCTCAACCACAACGGTGTGCTTTATATCCGCGCCACGCGGGTCGGTAGTCAGACCACCTTGGCACGCATCATCCGGCTGGTGACCGAAGCTCAGGAACAAAAAGCGCACTCGCAACGCCTGGCCGACCAGATAGTGGCTCGCTTTGTTCCCGCCGTACTCGTCCTCTCCCTCCTTACCCTGGTGGGGTGGGGCGTCTTTAGAGGAGACTGGGAACAGGGGCTGCGGCAGATGATAGCCGTGCTGGTGGTGGCCTGCCCTTGCGCCCTAGGCCTGGCTACCCCCACGGCGGTCATCGTGGGGTTAGGAAAAGGGGCTAAGGCGGGAGTACTCTTCCGGGGAGGGGAGTATCTGGAAAAAGCCGCCCGGATCGATACCGTGGTTTTTGACAAAACCGGCACTTTAACCCACGGGAGGTTAGAGGTCACCGCGTTTTACCCGGCGCCGGGCTTTGACCGGGAGAAGGTCCTCTCCCTAGTAGCTGCTACCGAAGCCTTTTCTGAGCATCCGGTAGGACGGGCCCTGGCCCGCCTTGCACCAGCTCCTCCCGTAGCTACCGGAGAGATCCAGGTGCGAGCCCTGCCTGGCTTTGGCTTGGAAGCCCAGGTGCAGGGAAGAGAGGTCCTTTTGGGAAAGGAAGAGTTGCTACGTGAAAAGGGTATAGACACGGAAGCACTGGCCGAGAAAGCCCGGGAAATCGTCTCTCGGGGTGCCACGGTGGTCTTCGTAGCCGTTGACCGCCGTCTAGCCGGGGTAATAGGCGTGGCGGACACCGTCCGGGAAGAAGCACGCAGTACAGTAGAAAAACTCGAACGCCTGGGGATAAAGGTCGTTCTGGCCACGGGAGACAATCCGGTAACCGCCCGACAGGTAGCCGAAAGGGCTGGAATTACCACCTGGTACGCCGGCCTTTTGCCAGAAGACAAGGTGAAGCTAGTAAAGGAACTGCAGCGGGAAGGGCGGCGGGTAGCCATGGTAGGAGACGGGATTAACGACGCTCCCGCTCTGGCCTCGGCCGACCTTGGCTTGGCAATAGACACGGGTACGGACGTAGCCGCCGAGGTAGCAGGAGTAATTCTCTTCCGGGGAGACCTGCGGGGAGTAGAAAGAGCGCTCATACTGGGAAAGGCGGTAGCCCGCAAGATAAAGCAGAACCTCTTCTGGGCCTTTATTTACAACATCCTGGCCCTACCGGCAGCAGCCTTGGGATTCCTTTCGCCGGTAATGGCCGCCGCTCTCATGGGGCTAAGCGACGTTTCGGTCGTCTCCAGTTCTCTTTTGCTTTACCGGCTGAGAATGTAA
- a CDS encoding LytR/AlgR family response regulator transcription factor: MKLRALIVDDEYPARQELRYALSRIDNVEVVGEATNAQEALMLIKALDYSVLFLDIAMPGMNGLELGSVIQELPRPPYIIYVTAYDEYAVKAFDVNAVDYILKPIDEKRLRKAIAKVMRLMQGANGEVAATAEPRPEPLARIDRIPAEKNGKTVLVAEGDIVFAFTEGDAVYLKTYSDKFLTRFTLKELEARLNPNIFFRTHRCFIVNLHKVKEIIPYFNGTYSLVVEDKEKSEVPLSRAQAKKLRRILGF; this comes from the coding sequence TTGAAGCTCAGGGCTTTGATCGTGGATGACGAATACCCGGCTCGGCAGGAATTGCGTTACGCCCTCTCGCGCATCGATAACGTGGAAGTCGTAGGGGAAGCCACCAACGCCCAGGAGGCGCTGATGCTCATAAAGGCCTTGGACTACTCGGTCCTCTTTCTGGACATTGCCATGCCAGGGATGAACGGCCTGGAGCTAGGTTCGGTCATCCAGGAATTGCCGCGTCCTCCTTATATCATTTACGTCACTGCCTATGACGAGTATGCGGTTAAGGCCTTTGACGTCAACGCAGTAGACTACATCCTCAAGCCCATCGATGAGAAAAGGCTGCGCAAGGCCATCGCCAAGGTCATGCGCCTCATGCAGGGAGCCAACGGAGAGGTTGCGGCTACGGCTGAACCCCGTCCTGAACCCCTGGCCCGTATAGACCGCATACCGGCCGAGAAGAACGGAAAGACGGTGCTGGTGGCTGAAGGGGACATCGTTTTCGCCTTCACCGAAGGGGACGCAGTGTACCTCAAAACATACAGCGACAAGTTCCTGACGCGCTTCACCTTAAAAGAGCTGGAGGCGCGCCTTAACCCCAATATTTTCTTCCGCACGCACCGCTGCTTCATAGTGAACCTGCATAAAGTGAAGGAGATCATCCCCTACTTCAACGGGACTTACTCCCTGGTGGTGGAAGACAAGGAGAAGAGCGAGGTTCCCCTCTCCCGGGCCCAGGCCAAAAAACTCCGGCGTATTCTGGGATTCTAG
- a CDS encoding histidine kinase: protein MRFLEKSRGYLLAEVVGLELFLLVVATALWPQFWRATLFLALANGLLFLILRRRGGEERISVRALDSQALDPTLKIADETLPYLRRGLNPETAVKIAEIIQRIGDVPAVAITDRERILAFLGPGCDRHPPGGGIVTHATKRVIETGEIKVVERRADFECPVKDCVCPLGAAVIVPLKCRGEVVGTVKLYRTEEGPLPRTLVNLAVGIAQILGIQMELAELDRQAQLVTKAQLDALRAQINPHFLFNTLNTIIMFSRTNPDRARRLLIRLASFFRHALKSTGHFTTLREEMECVNTYLVLEKARFGQKLRFVRSIDKTLYDYLVPVLTLQPLVENAIKHGITPKLGPGTVRISVRRQGEEMRVEVADDGVGIPPEIMPKILTPGSASGSGVGLYNVHERLRGLFGEGYGLEIKSEPGKGTTVRFRLPLLREVKEEEGGKVEAQGFDRG, encoded by the coding sequence ATGCGCTTCCTGGAGAAGAGTCGGGGGTACTTGCTGGCTGAGGTCGTGGGGCTGGAGCTTTTCCTGCTGGTGGTGGCTACCGCCCTCTGGCCTCAGTTCTGGCGGGCAACCCTCTTTCTGGCGCTGGCCAACGGGCTTCTCTTCCTTATTCTGCGCCGGCGCGGCGGGGAAGAGCGGATATCCGTGCGGGCTCTGGACAGCCAGGCGCTTGACCCCACCTTGAAGATAGCGGACGAGACCCTTCCTTATCTGCGGCGCGGCCTTAACCCGGAAACGGCAGTCAAAATAGCAGAGATCATCCAGCGTATAGGCGACGTGCCGGCGGTGGCCATCACCGACCGGGAAAGGATTCTGGCTTTCCTGGGGCCGGGCTGCGACCGGCACCCGCCGGGCGGGGGAATAGTCACCCATGCCACCAAGCGGGTGATCGAAACGGGAGAGATAAAGGTCGTGGAACGGCGAGCCGATTTCGAGTGCCCGGTCAAGGATTGCGTCTGCCCCTTGGGGGCGGCGGTGATCGTCCCCCTCAAATGCCGCGGCGAAGTGGTGGGAACAGTCAAACTTTACCGGACAGAGGAAGGGCCCCTGCCGCGTACCCTGGTCAACCTGGCGGTGGGTATAGCGCAGATCTTGGGCATACAGATGGAGCTGGCGGAGCTTGACCGTCAGGCCCAATTGGTGACCAAGGCGCAGCTTGATGCCCTGCGGGCGCAAATCAACCCGCACTTCCTTTTCAACACTCTGAACACCATCATCATGTTTAGCCGCACCAATCCCGACCGCGCCCGGCGCCTGCTGATAAGACTGGCTTCTTTCTTCCGGCACGCTCTCAAGTCAACCGGTCACTTTACCACCCTGCGGGAGGAGATGGAGTGCGTCAACACTTATCTGGTGCTGGAAAAGGCCCGTTTCGGGCAGAAGCTGCGCTTCGTCCGGAGTATAGATAAAACCCTTTACGATTATCTGGTGCCCGTGCTCACCCTGCAGCCGCTGGTGGAGAACGCTATCAAGCACGGTATTACTCCCAAGCTGGGGCCGGGCACGGTGCGCATCAGTGTAAGGCGGCAGGGAGAGGAAATGCGGGTGGAGGTAGCCGACGATGGGGTGGGCATTCCCCCCGAGATCATGCCCAAGATCCTCACTCCCGGCTCGGCCTCGGGCAGCGGGGTGGGTCTTTACAACGTCCACGAGCGACTGCGGGGACTTTTCGGCGAGGGTTACGGCCTGGAGATAAAGAGCGAGCCAGGCAAAGGTACCACAGTAAGATTTCGTCTTCCCCTTTTGCGGGAAGTAAAGGAAGAGGAGGGGGGCAAAGTTGAAGCTCAGGGCTTTGATCGTGGATGA
- a CDS encoding NAD(P)H-hydrate dehydratase, producing MRLVTAAEMREIDRRAMEEYGIPSIVLMENAGRWVAQVVASRLGRVAGKRVVVLCGRGNNGGDGLVAARHLWQQGAQVKVFLAADPESLRGDALTNATIWRRLGQDFYLLLSPTGLQAFKLAIARADVVIDALYGTGFRGELPPEIRPVVEALNASGRFVVAVDIPSGLEADTGQVRGVAVVAHVTVTFGLPKLGLVLEPGARYVGELLVVDISLPLPLITGTGPGRYYLTGEMVRSWLPSRPPTAHKGNFGHVLVVGGSRGMIGAACLTAAAALRAGAGLVTLAVPRSWQETAATKLTEVMTLGLPETPEGQLSCAAWESLKPLLPRFTVCALGPGLGRHPETVELVKRMVAEIDLPLVLDADGINAFAGEAHLLTRRSSPLILTPHPGEMARLLGVKAAELTDKRVEVAEKAAREWGAVVVLKGARTVVASPDGYTGINSTGNPGMATGGTGDVLTGVIAALWAQGLDPFRAAAAGVYLHGLAGDLAAKEKGEAGLIAGDLLERLPLAWRRVTEAEEVREEHGLSRLG from the coding sequence TTGCGGCTGGTCACCGCGGCGGAAATGCGGGAAATAGACCGCCGGGCTATGGAGGAGTACGGGATCCCCAGTATAGTCCTCATGGAGAACGCCGGCCGTTGGGTGGCTCAGGTGGTGGCCTCCCGGCTGGGCCGGGTGGCGGGGAAAAGAGTGGTGGTCCTCTGCGGGCGGGGGAATAACGGAGGGGACGGGCTGGTAGCGGCCCGCCACCTCTGGCAACAGGGAGCGCAGGTCAAAGTTTTCCTGGCGGCCGACCCCGAAAGCTTGCGCGGGGACGCCCTGACCAACGCTACCATATGGCGGCGCCTGGGGCAGGATTTTTACCTGCTTTTATCTCCCACCGGCCTCCAGGCTTTTAAGTTGGCCATAGCTAGGGCCGACGTGGTGATCGACGCCCTTTACGGTACCGGCTTTAGGGGGGAGCTGCCACCGGAAATCCGCCCGGTGGTGGAGGCCCTTAACGCCTCCGGGCGTTTCGTGGTGGCGGTGGATATCCCTTCGGGCCTGGAAGCTGACACGGGGCAGGTGAGGGGGGTGGCGGTAGTCGCGCACGTGACCGTCACCTTCGGCCTTCCCAAGCTGGGGCTGGTGCTGGAGCCCGGCGCCCGTTATGTAGGAGAGCTCCTGGTGGTTGATATAAGCTTACCTTTGCCCCTTATTACCGGTACCGGGCCGGGGCGCTACTACCTCACCGGGGAAATGGTAAGGTCTTGGCTCCCCTCCCGTCCTCCGACGGCCCACAAGGGAAACTTCGGGCATGTCCTGGTGGTAGGGGGTAGCCGGGGGATGATAGGTGCTGCCTGCCTTACTGCCGCAGCAGCTCTGCGGGCTGGAGCGGGCCTGGTTACCCTAGCCGTGCCCCGCAGCTGGCAGGAGACGGCAGCTACCAAACTTACCGAGGTCATGACCCTGGGGTTGCCAGAAACGCCGGAAGGGCAGTTATCTTGTGCGGCCTGGGAGAGCCTAAAGCCTCTCCTTCCCCGCTTTACGGTTTGCGCTTTGGGTCCGGGTCTCGGCCGTCATCCTGAGACCGTGGAGCTGGTAAAGAGAATGGTGGCGGAAATCGACCTTCCCCTGGTGCTGGACGCCGACGGGATCAACGCCTTTGCCGGCGAAGCGCATCTTCTCACTCGTCGCTCTTCGCCCCTGATCCTTACCCCCCACCCGGGAGAGATGGCTCGGCTCCTGGGGGTGAAGGCGGCAGAGTTGACTGACAAGCGGGTGGAGGTGGCGGAGAAGGCGGCGCGGGAATGGGGAGCGGTGGTGGTTCTGAAAGGGGCCCGTACCGTGGTGGCCTCTCCCGACGGGTACACGGGAATAAACAGCACGGGCAATCCGGGGATGGCTACCGGCGGGACGGGGGACGTGCTGACCGGGGTCATAGCTGCGCTTTGGGCGCAGGGGCTGGATCCCTTCCGGGCGGCGGCGGCCGGGGTTTACCTGCACGGGCTGGCCGGGGATCTGGCGGCAAAAGAGAAGGGGGAGGCCGGGCTTATAGCTGGAGACCTGTTGGAGCGGCTTCCCCTGGCCTGGCGGCGAGTAACCGAAGCTGAGGAGGTTCGCGAAGAGCATGGATTGTCCCGTCTGGGCTGA
- the alr gene encoding alanine racemase yields the protein MDCPVWAEVSREALRHNLRVVKEIVGPSVRVMGIVKANAYGHGLVPVAKILEEAGVDWLGVARGQEALELRREGVDHPILVLGYVHPAECPALLAQEVTLTAYSEDILREWAGIAQREGKRLKVHFKVDTGMGRLGFKAEPAGKEAILRLAALPRVEVEGIYTHFACADLPDEKPTRDQLEKFIMLLEELERAGLSIPLRHAANSAALIRFRESHLDMVRPGIMLYGLLPFPSARVNLSPAMTLKARVVQVKRVGAGFPVSYGWTYRTSRPSLLATVAAGYGDGYSRLLSNKGEVLLRGRRVPVVGRVCMDQLIVDATELGEVEPGEEVVLFGRQGEVSLPVEELAEKIGTINYEVVCAVSARVPRVYL from the coding sequence ATGGATTGTCCCGTCTGGGCTGAAGTTAGCCGGGAGGCCCTGCGGCACAACCTGCGGGTAGTAAAGGAGATAGTGGGGCCCTCGGTCCGGGTAATGGGGATAGTGAAAGCCAATGCTTACGGGCACGGGCTGGTGCCGGTGGCCAAGATCTTGGAGGAGGCGGGCGTAGACTGGCTGGGAGTGGCGCGAGGGCAGGAAGCCTTGGAGCTCAGACGTGAGGGGGTGGACCACCCCATTTTAGTTTTGGGGTACGTGCATCCGGCCGAATGCCCTGCTCTTCTGGCCCAGGAGGTAACCCTTACCGCCTACAGCGAAGACATTTTGCGGGAGTGGGCGGGAATAGCGCAGCGGGAGGGCAAGCGGCTGAAGGTGCACTTTAAAGTGGACACGGGCATGGGGAGGCTGGGCTTTAAAGCCGAACCCGCCGGTAAGGAGGCCATTCTGCGCTTGGCTGCTCTTCCCCGGGTGGAAGTAGAAGGCATTTATACCCACTTCGCCTGCGCTGACTTGCCCGACGAAAAGCCGACCCGCGACCAGCTGGAAAAGTTTATAATGCTATTAGAGGAGCTAGAGCGAGCAGGTCTCTCCATTCCTCTGCGGCACGCGGCCAACAGCGCGGCTCTGATCCGCTTTCGGGAATCGCACCTGGATATGGTGCGGCCGGGAATCATGCTTTACGGGCTTCTTCCTTTTCCTTCGGCCCGGGTGAATCTCTCCCCGGCCATGACTTTGAAGGCCCGGGTGGTGCAGGTGAAGCGGGTGGGAGCGGGCTTCCCGGTGAGCTACGGCTGGACCTACCGTACCTCTCGGCCTTCCCTTCTGGCCACGGTGGCGGCGGGTTACGGTGACGGCTACAGCCGCCTTTTGAGCAATAAGGGAGAGGTCTTGCTGCGTGGGCGTCGCGTGCCGGTGGTGGGGAGGGTGTGCATGGACCAGCTGATAGTGGATGCCACCGAACTGGGAGAGGTGGAACCGGGCGAAGAAGTGGTGCTCTTCGGCAGGCAAGGAGAGGTCTCCCTGCCGGTAGAAGAACTGGCGGAGAAAATCGGCACCATCAACTATGAGGTAGTTTGCGCCGTAAGTGCCAGGGTACCGCGCGTTTACCTCTAA
- the cas4 gene encoding CRISPR-associated protein Cas4 — translation MIVKVADLKQYLYCPRIIYFTYVAPVEKKVTAKMAIGKEEHYATVRLEERRRLRAYGLSEGERHFNAYFYSERLRLEGVLDMYIVTPRGNFPVDFKNACRVALNHKYQLVAYALLLEDHFGRPVRGGFIYLIPRKQVHYLEITPEARLYTKKLIGAVRNLVAREHFPEVPRRSGRCADCEYRNYCGDVL, via the coding sequence GTGATAGTAAAGGTGGCCGACCTGAAGCAATATCTTTACTGCCCCCGGATCATCTACTTTACCTACGTGGCACCGGTGGAAAAGAAAGTGACGGCTAAGATGGCCATCGGCAAGGAAGAGCACTACGCTACGGTGCGGCTGGAGGAGAGGCGCCGGCTGCGGGCTTACGGGCTTTCCGAAGGGGAGCGGCACTTCAACGCTTACTTCTACTCGGAGCGGCTGAGGCTTGAAGGGGTGCTGGACATGTACATTGTCACGCCACGAGGAAATTTTCCCGTGGACTTCAAAAACGCTTGCCGGGTAGCGCTAAACCACAAATACCAGCTGGTGGCATACGCCCTTCTGCTAGAGGACCACTTCGGCCGGCCGGTGCGTGGCGGTTTTATTTACCTTATTCCGCGCAAGCAAGTCCATTACCTAGAAATTACCCCAGAAGCTCGGTTATACACAAAGAAACTTATCGGAGCGGTGCGGAATCTGGTTGCCCGAGAGCACTTTCCCGAGGTGCCGCGGCGCAGCGGACGCTGCGCTGATTGTGAGTACCGAAACTACTGCGGGGATGTGTTGTAA
- the cas4a gene encoding type I-A CRISPR-associated protein Cas4/Csa1 — MYFFTDEEKKHLLRYHLPRAREQGVAEELRGWNWHQPPLEPVYRDVVLALYEVANSYCPTGRDVYLRRVQQKRGRPNLAMIQGIIFHAVVADVIVAAKRAIYSEGVANYRAIVERIQNHPPIPLDEWAEQLSKDQLDDTLAKAEILATFEKTRVLARLQEILTKQPYIGEDSLVSLALPIVVEQKLDGSFLGLSPNLSTDAFVFWEPMVIDIKFDRQRDFHRLTTTGYALVMEALYEFPVNLGCIVYGEFRGDRLIVKKDIHIISDELRQWFIEARDEKARLVAEEIDPGKGECYEECPYFHICWGE, encoded by the coding sequence ATGTACTTTTTCACCGACGAAGAGAAGAAGCATCTCTTGCGTTACCATCTACCTCGGGCGCGGGAGCAGGGCGTTGCCGAAGAACTCCGGGGCTGGAACTGGCACCAGCCACCTTTGGAGCCGGTTTACCGCGATGTAGTTCTGGCCCTTTACGAAGTGGCCAACTCCTACTGCCCTACGGGACGGGATGTCTACCTGCGCCGGGTGCAGCAAAAAAGAGGCCGCCCCAACCTGGCCATGATCCAGGGAATTATCTTTCACGCCGTGGTCGCCGATGTGATAGTGGCCGCGAAACGGGCGATCTATAGCGAAGGAGTGGCCAACTACCGGGCCATCGTGGAGCGAATCCAAAACCATCCCCCTATTCCACTTGATGAGTGGGCAGAACAACTGAGCAAAGACCAGCTCGATGACACTCTGGCCAAGGCGGAAATTCTCGCCACTTTTGAGAAGACCCGGGTGCTGGCGCGGCTCCAGGAAATTCTTACTAAGCAGCCGTATATCGGGGAAGACTCGCTGGTAAGCTTGGCTCTGCCGATAGTGGTGGAACAGAAGCTGGATGGCTCCTTTCTGGGCTTAAGCCCAAACCTCAGCACCGATGCCTTTGTTTTCTGGGAGCCCATGGTCATAGATATAAAATTTGACCGGCAGCGCGACTTTCACCGGCTCACTACCACCGGCTACGCTCTGGTAATGGAGGCTCTTTATGAATTTCCCGTCAACTTGGGCTGCATTGTCTACGGAGAATTTCGCGGGGACCGCCTTATAGTGAAGAAGGATATCCACATAATCAGCGACGAACTCCGCCAGTGGTTCATCGAAGCGAGGGACGAAAAGGCACGCCTGGTGGCAGAGGAAATTGATCCGGGCAAAGGGGAGTGCTACGAAGAATGCCCTTATTTCCATATATGCTGGGGCGAGTGA